Proteins from one Candidatus Eisenbacteria bacterium genomic window:
- a CDS encoding T9SS type A sorting domain-containing protein, protein MAATYRGGGRPQAFTSCALRQRVRIGRSSLSLFVEVAPPMLRLTRFITALVLSGGFLVTIAAPLGATNLFGLIDTGELYKSTNNGATWSAVAAIPVRDAVGFAAGSSSSELYLASRSGTVYRSSDGGSNWTAVGAVVASGVVGFTLSPFGNVLVLTRTGTLYSSSNQGTTFTAIAALVGSDWVGLARGPLGRLYAVTKTGQVAESQNQGSTWTTVGVIRTSDAVSIRRLGAQLFVLASTGEIYRSINYGVSWTPVGALSQGNMSALVDLDAQLMAATREGEVAASSNGASWTWVGAINQLNVVALGTDSPQVTGIADGQSPPKFAAAAPYPNPRVGAGGATFGFTLSRAGGVRVEIFDAQGRLRSARAFESFATGGYHAIRWDPASIGPGTYVVRLVTDSGQAARVKWTFVR, encoded by the coding sequence ATGGCCGCGACCTACAGGGGAGGAGGGCGGCCTCAGGCATTTACTTCCTGCGCTCTACGACAGCGGGTGAGGATCGGGCGATCAAGTTTGTCGTTGTTCGTTGAGGTAGCCCCGCCCATGCTACGCCTGACTCGTTTCATCACGGCACTTGTTCTGAGCGGTGGATTTCTCGTTACAATCGCCGCACCGCTTGGAGCGACGAATCTCTTCGGCCTCATTGATACTGGGGAGCTCTACAAGTCTACGAACAACGGCGCGACGTGGTCGGCCGTCGCTGCGATCCCGGTCCGGGACGCCGTCGGGTTCGCAGCTGGCTCCAGTAGCTCGGAGCTTTATCTCGCGTCACGGTCAGGGACCGTTTATCGCTCAAGCGACGGGGGGTCGAACTGGACCGCCGTGGGCGCGGTCGTCGCTTCGGGCGTCGTAGGGTTCACCCTCTCCCCGTTCGGCAACGTGCTGGTCCTGACCCGCACGGGGACGCTCTATTCCTCAAGTAACCAGGGGACTACGTTCACGGCGATCGCCGCACTCGTCGGGTCGGATTGGGTGGGCTTGGCGCGGGGTCCGTTGGGAAGGCTCTATGCCGTGACCAAAACGGGTCAAGTCGCGGAGAGTCAGAATCAGGGCTCGACTTGGACCACGGTTGGAGTGATCAGGACGTCCGACGCGGTATCGATTAGGCGGCTCGGCGCTCAGCTCTTTGTGCTCGCCTCGACCGGGGAGATTTATCGAAGCATCAACTACGGGGTGAGCTGGACTCCCGTGGGGGCACTTTCGCAGGGGAACATGAGCGCGCTTGTCGACCTCGACGCCCAGCTCATGGCGGCCACGAGGGAGGGCGAAGTCGCCGCCTCTTCGAACGGTGCCTCGTGGACATGGGTAGGCGCGATCAATCAGCTCAATGTCGTGGCCCTCGGGACCGATTCGCCGCAAGTGACCGGCATCGCGGACGGGCAGTCGCCCCCGAAGTTCGCGGCGGCGGCACCGTACCCCAATCCGCGCGTAGGCGCGGGGGGAGCAACCTTCGGGTTCACCCTCTCGCGGGCGGGCGGCGTGCGCGTGGAGATCTTCGACGCTCAGGGACGTCTGCGGTCGGCGCGCGCGTTCGAGTCGTTCGCGACGGGCGGATATCACGCGATCCGATGGGACCCCGCTTCGATAGGTCCAGGGACGTATGTGGTCCGCCTGGTGACCGACTCAGGCCAAGCGGCGCGCGTCAAGTGGACCTTCGTGCGGTAG